The Pseudomonas sp. TH06 genome contains the following window.
TCAGCGCAAGGTCGGCGAGTTGATCCTGAGTCGCGAACCCTTGACCGGTCTCGACGAAGTCGCACGCAGTCAGGCGCTGGTCAATCTGGTGCGACGCAAAGGTCTGGAACTGCTGCCATGGACGCCGGAACTGCGCCAGTGGCAGGCGCGGGTGGCGTTGTTGCGGCAGTTGGAATTGGGTTCGCAAGCTGAAAGCCAGTGGCCGGATGTCAGCGATGCAACGCTGCTGGATACCCTGGAACATTGGCTGATGCCTTATCTGGGCAAGGTCTCGCGACTCAGTCACTTTGCCAACCTCGATCTGTCGAGCATCGTTCGCAACCTGCTGCCGTGGCCGCTGCCGCAACGCCTGGACGAGCTGGCGCCGCATCATCTGAGCGTGCCGTCGGGGTCGTCGATTCGTCTGGATTACAGCGAGTTCCCACCGATTCTCGCAGTGCGTTTGCAGGAGTTGTTCGGCCTGGCCGAGACCCCGCGCATCGCTGGCGGCCGGCAAGTGGTCAAGCTGCACCTGCTATCGCCAGCGCGGCGGCCGGTGCAGGTGACGCAGGATCTGGCCAACTTCTGGCGCAGCACCTATGCCGAGGTGAAGAAGGATCTCAAGGGACGCTATCCGAAACATTACTGGCCGGATGATCCGTTGGTGGCCGAGGCGACGGCACGGGCGAAACCACGTGGTACGTGAAGATCAAAAGATCGCAGCCTCCGGCAGCTTCTACAGTGCTGGAGTTGGCGCAACATCTATCTACTGTGGGAGCTGCCGCAGGCTGCGATCTTTCGATTTTAAAAACGGCTCTTGGCGGTCAGTTGCTCGCGGCAGTAATCGGCAAACAACTGCGCCGGTTTGGTCAGTTGCCCACGCTTGAGCCACGCCGCCACCAATCCTGAGCCGGTGACGTCCTCGGCAATTTCCACGCACACGACTTTCTTGCCATCGTAGGTGCATTCCGAATGCGGCCGCGTCACCAGTATCGAGAAGCCGAAACCCTGGCCGACCATTCCACGGACCATCTCGATTGACGGTGAGCTGAAGTCGATGCGCGGCGTCAGGCCCAATTCTTCGAAGAGGCTGACGAAGTAGGTCCGGCTCGGTTGCACGTCGAGCAGGATCATCGGCTCCAGGCACAAGTCCCGTAGCGAAACCTGCTTGTACTCGGCAAAGCGATGGTCGGCGGGTAGCAACGCATATGGCCGTTGCGCCGGCATCAGCGGTTCGGTCTGAATCGTCGCGTCGAGTTCGTGTTCATAGAGGATCACCAGGTCAAATGCGCCCGAGGTCAGGCCTTGCACCAGTTCCTGTTGCTCGCCGTCGCGGATGCGGATTTTTACCCCCGGGTACAGGGCGGAAAACCCGGCGATCAATTGCGGCAGGTATAACGGCGCGACGGTTTCGAAACAGCCGATGTCGATCTGCCCGGCGACCACATCGTTGTCGGCCAATGCGTTCTGCTCGAACTCCTTGGCCATGCGCAGCAGTTCCTGAGCCTTGCGCAAGAAACGTGCGCCGCTGGGTGTCAGGGAAACCCCTTGGGCGTGATGGCGGATCAGCAGTTGCACGGCGAAGCTGTCTTCCAGCGCCTTGATCGCCGTGGAGATCGCCGGTTGGGCGATGTAGAGCTTGCGTGAAGCCTC
Protein-coding sequences here:
- a CDS encoding LysR substrate-binding domain-containing protein — encoded protein: MAAYNLRQLKYFITTVECGSVAEASRKLYIAQPAISTAIKALEDSFAVQLLIRHHAQGVSLTPSGARFLRKAQELLRMAKEFEQNALADNDVVAGQIDIGCFETVAPLYLPQLIAGFSALYPGVKIRIRDGEQQELVQGLTSGAFDLVILYEHELDATIQTEPLMPAQRPYALLPADHRFAEYKQVSLRDLCLEPMILLDVQPSRTYFVSLFEELGLTPRIDFSSPSIEMVRGMVGQGFGFSILVTRPHSECTYDGKKVVCVEIAEDVTGSGLVAAWLKRGQLTKPAQLFADYCREQLTAKSRF